One part of the Rutidosis leptorrhynchoides isolate AG116_Rl617_1_P2 chromosome 1, CSIRO_AGI_Rlap_v1, whole genome shotgun sequence genome encodes these proteins:
- the LOC139886655 gene encoding delta-1-pyrroline-5-carboxylate synthase-like isoform X1, whose product MDPTRAFVKNVKRVVVKVGTAVVTRDDGRLAVGRLGAIFEQLEKLNSRGFDIILVTSGAVGAGRQRLKYRKMINSSFADLQKPQVELDGKACAAVGQNGLMALYDTLFSQLDVTSSQLLVTDNDFKNADFRLQLCQTVDSLLDLRSIPIFNENDAISTRRAPYEEQSAFQDSSGIFWDNDSLAALLAMELKADLLVLLSDVDGLYSGPPSDPRSKLIHTYVKQKHQKAISFGDKSRMGRGGMDAKVKAAAKAAYSGTPVVIASGFAANNIIKVLNGERVGTLFHKDAHMWIPVTEIGPHEMAVSAREASRSLQALTSEERRKILLDVAAALEANEQFIMLENDADVETARDEGYDEALIARLALKPSKIRALAESVRRLADMDEPIGHVLKRTELAEGLILEKKSCPLGVLLIVFESRPDALVQIASLAIRSGNGLLLKGGKEAKRSNAILHKVITSALPETVGKKLIGLLTSREEIPELLKLDDVIDLVIPRGSNKLVSQIKSSTKIPVLGHSDGICHVYVDKAANLEMAKKIVLDAKTDYPAACNAMETLLVHKDLLASGGLQDLVKELEQEGVTLFAGPRVNGSANFSRANTFHHEYSSKACTIEIVNNVDEAIDHIHSYGSSHTECIVTDDHDVAEHFLSRVDSAAVFHNASTRFCDGARFGLGAEVGISTSKIHARGPVGVEGLLTTRWVLRGKGQVVEGDKGVVYTHKDLTSQSNGY is encoded by the exons ATGGATCCTACTCGAGCTTTCGTAAAGAACGTTAAACGTGTAGTCGTTAAG GTTGGAACAGCCGTTGTTACCCGAGATGATGGTAGGTTAGCTGTTGGCCGACTTGGAGCTATTTTTGAACAG CTTGAAAAGTTGAACTCCCGAGGCTTTGACATCATTTTAGTTACATCAGGAGCTGTTGGAGCCGGCCGCCAAAGGCTTAAATACAGGAAAATGATCAACAGCAG TTTTGCTGACCTTCAAAAACCACAAGTTGAACTTGACGGAAAGGCTTGTGCAGCAGTGGGTCAAAATGGTTTGATGGCCTTGTACGATACTTTATTCAGCCAG TTGGATGTGACGTCCTCTCAACTCCTTGTCACAGATAACGATTTCAAAAATGCAGATTTCAGGCTGCAACTTTGTCAAACTGTTGATTCATTATTAGATCTAAGGAGCATCCCCATTTTTAATGAAAACGATGCAATAAGTACAAGGAGAGCTCCTTATGAG GAACAATCTGCCTTTCAGGATTCTTCTGGTATTTTCTGGGATAATGACAGTTTGGCAGCTCTGTTGGCTATGGAATTGAAGGCTGATCTTCTTGTGTTGTTGAGTGATGTTGATGGCCTTTACAGCGGGCCCCCCAGTGATCCACGCTCGAAGCTAATTCATACGTATGTTAAACAAAAACATCAAAAGGCGATTAGTTTTGGAGATAAGTCAAGGATGGGGAGAGGCGGGATGGATGCAAAAGTCAAAGCTGCTGCTAAAGCAGCATATTCTGGTACACCTGTGGTCATTGCAAG TGGTTTTGCTGCTAATAACATTATAAAGGTTTTAAATGGTGAACGTGTGGGTACTCTGTTTCATAAAGATGCACATATGTGGATTCCAGTTACTGAAATTGGTCCACACGAGATGGCAGTTTCAGCTCGTGAAGCCTCTAGAAGCCTTCAG GCACTAACAAGTGAAGAAAGAAGGAAAATTTTATTAGATGTAGCTGCTGCATTGGAAGCAAACGAACAGTTTATCATGCTTGAGAATGATGCTGATGTTGAAACTGCACGTGATGAAGGATACGATGAGGCTTTAATAGCTCGTTTAGCTCTGAAACCTAGCAAG ATCCGTGCTCTTGCCGAATCTGTCCGCAGACTAGCAGATATGGATGAACCTATTGGTCATGTTTTGAAACGAACAGAG CTTGCAGAAGGGCTCATCTTAGAGAAGAAATCATGTCCTTTAGGCGTTCTACTCATTGTTTTTGAGTCTCGCCCTGATGCATTAGTTCAG ATAGCATCATTGGCTATCCGTAGCGGAAATGGTCTGCTATTGAAAGGAGGGAAAGAAGCTAAAAGGTCAAATGCAATACTGCACAAG GTAATCACTTCTGCTCTCCCAGAAACTGTTGGAAAAAAATTAATTGGACTACTGACATCAAGAGAGGAAATTCCAGAATTGCTAAAG CTTGATGATGTGATAGATCTTGTGATACCTAGAGGCAGCAATAAACTTGTTTCCCAAATAAAGAGCTCAACAAAAATCCCAGTTCTTGGTCATTCTG ATGGAATTTGTCATGTGTATGTTGACAAGGCTGCTAACTTGGAGATGGCTAAGAAGATTGTACTGGATGCAAAAACAGATTATCCAGCAGCCTGTAATGCTATG GAAACACTACTTGTGCACAAGGACTTATTGGCTAGTGGAGGGTTGCAAGATCTTGTTAAAGAACTTGAGCAAGAAG GTGTTACACTATTTGCTGGACCGAGAGTGAATGGTTCAGCTAACTTCTCAAGGGCAAATACATTCCATCACGAGTATAGCTCCAAGGCTTGCACTATTGAAATAGTGAACAATGTTGACGAGGCTATAGATCATATACACAGTTATGGAAG TTCCCACACAGAGTGCATTGTTACTGATGATCACGATGTTGCTGAACATTTCTTAAGtcgagttgacag TGCTGCAGTGTTTCACAATGCAAGCACAAGATTCTGTGATGGCGCACGATTTGGGCTTGGAGCAGAG GTTGGAATCAGTACAAGCAAAATCCATGCTCGTGGTCCGGTTGGGGTCGAGGGACTCTTAACAACACGATG GGTCTTGAGAGGTAAGGGGCAGGTCGTGGAAGGTGACAAGGGAGTCGTTTACACGCACAAAGACCTAACATCTCAATCAAATGGATATTAG
- the LOC139886655 gene encoding delta-1-pyrroline-5-carboxylate synthase-like isoform X2, whose product MDPTRAFVKNVKRVVVKVGTAVVTRDDGRLAVGRLGAIFEQLEKLNSRGFDIILVTSGAVGAGRQRLKYRKMINSSFADLQKPQVELDGKACAAVGQNGLMALYDTLFSQLDVTSSQLLVTDNDFKNADFRLQLCQTVDSLLDLRSIPIFNENDAISTRRAPYEDSSGIFWDNDSLAALLAMELKADLLVLLSDVDGLYSGPPSDPRSKLIHTYVKQKHQKAISFGDKSRMGRGGMDAKVKAAAKAAYSGTPVVIASGFAANNIIKVLNGERVGTLFHKDAHMWIPVTEIGPHEMAVSAREASRSLQALTSEERRKILLDVAAALEANEQFIMLENDADVETARDEGYDEALIARLALKPSKIRALAESVRRLADMDEPIGHVLKRTELAEGLILEKKSCPLGVLLIVFESRPDALVQIASLAIRSGNGLLLKGGKEAKRSNAILHKVITSALPETVGKKLIGLLTSREEIPELLKLDDVIDLVIPRGSNKLVSQIKSSTKIPVLGHSDGICHVYVDKAANLEMAKKIVLDAKTDYPAACNAMETLLVHKDLLASGGLQDLVKELEQEGVTLFAGPRVNGSANFSRANTFHHEYSSKACTIEIVNNVDEAIDHIHSYGSSHTECIVTDDHDVAEHFLSRVDSAAVFHNASTRFCDGARFGLGAEVGISTSKIHARGPVGVEGLLTTRWVLRGKGQVVEGDKGVVYTHKDLTSQSNGY is encoded by the exons ATGGATCCTACTCGAGCTTTCGTAAAGAACGTTAAACGTGTAGTCGTTAAG GTTGGAACAGCCGTTGTTACCCGAGATGATGGTAGGTTAGCTGTTGGCCGACTTGGAGCTATTTTTGAACAG CTTGAAAAGTTGAACTCCCGAGGCTTTGACATCATTTTAGTTACATCAGGAGCTGTTGGAGCCGGCCGCCAAAGGCTTAAATACAGGAAAATGATCAACAGCAG TTTTGCTGACCTTCAAAAACCACAAGTTGAACTTGACGGAAAGGCTTGTGCAGCAGTGGGTCAAAATGGTTTGATGGCCTTGTACGATACTTTATTCAGCCAG TTGGATGTGACGTCCTCTCAACTCCTTGTCACAGATAACGATTTCAAAAATGCAGATTTCAGGCTGCAACTTTGTCAAACTGTTGATTCATTATTAGATCTAAGGAGCATCCCCATTTTTAATGAAAACGATGCAATAAGTACAAGGAGAGCTCCTTATGAG GATTCTTCTGGTATTTTCTGGGATAATGACAGTTTGGCAGCTCTGTTGGCTATGGAATTGAAGGCTGATCTTCTTGTGTTGTTGAGTGATGTTGATGGCCTTTACAGCGGGCCCCCCAGTGATCCACGCTCGAAGCTAATTCATACGTATGTTAAACAAAAACATCAAAAGGCGATTAGTTTTGGAGATAAGTCAAGGATGGGGAGAGGCGGGATGGATGCAAAAGTCAAAGCTGCTGCTAAAGCAGCATATTCTGGTACACCTGTGGTCATTGCAAG TGGTTTTGCTGCTAATAACATTATAAAGGTTTTAAATGGTGAACGTGTGGGTACTCTGTTTCATAAAGATGCACATATGTGGATTCCAGTTACTGAAATTGGTCCACACGAGATGGCAGTTTCAGCTCGTGAAGCCTCTAGAAGCCTTCAG GCACTAACAAGTGAAGAAAGAAGGAAAATTTTATTAGATGTAGCTGCTGCATTGGAAGCAAACGAACAGTTTATCATGCTTGAGAATGATGCTGATGTTGAAACTGCACGTGATGAAGGATACGATGAGGCTTTAATAGCTCGTTTAGCTCTGAAACCTAGCAAG ATCCGTGCTCTTGCCGAATCTGTCCGCAGACTAGCAGATATGGATGAACCTATTGGTCATGTTTTGAAACGAACAGAG CTTGCAGAAGGGCTCATCTTAGAGAAGAAATCATGTCCTTTAGGCGTTCTACTCATTGTTTTTGAGTCTCGCCCTGATGCATTAGTTCAG ATAGCATCATTGGCTATCCGTAGCGGAAATGGTCTGCTATTGAAAGGAGGGAAAGAAGCTAAAAGGTCAAATGCAATACTGCACAAG GTAATCACTTCTGCTCTCCCAGAAACTGTTGGAAAAAAATTAATTGGACTACTGACATCAAGAGAGGAAATTCCAGAATTGCTAAAG CTTGATGATGTGATAGATCTTGTGATACCTAGAGGCAGCAATAAACTTGTTTCCCAAATAAAGAGCTCAACAAAAATCCCAGTTCTTGGTCATTCTG ATGGAATTTGTCATGTGTATGTTGACAAGGCTGCTAACTTGGAGATGGCTAAGAAGATTGTACTGGATGCAAAAACAGATTATCCAGCAGCCTGTAATGCTATG GAAACACTACTTGTGCACAAGGACTTATTGGCTAGTGGAGGGTTGCAAGATCTTGTTAAAGAACTTGAGCAAGAAG GTGTTACACTATTTGCTGGACCGAGAGTGAATGGTTCAGCTAACTTCTCAAGGGCAAATACATTCCATCACGAGTATAGCTCCAAGGCTTGCACTATTGAAATAGTGAACAATGTTGACGAGGCTATAGATCATATACACAGTTATGGAAG TTCCCACACAGAGTGCATTGTTACTGATGATCACGATGTTGCTGAACATTTCTTAAGtcgagttgacag TGCTGCAGTGTTTCACAATGCAAGCACAAGATTCTGTGATGGCGCACGATTTGGGCTTGGAGCAGAG GTTGGAATCAGTACAAGCAAAATCCATGCTCGTGGTCCGGTTGGGGTCGAGGGACTCTTAACAACACGATG GGTCTTGAGAGGTAAGGGGCAGGTCGTGGAAGGTGACAAGGGAGTCGTTTACACGCACAAAGACCTAACATCTCAATCAAATGGATATTAG